A stretch of DNA from Babesia bovis T2Bo chromosome 2, whole genome shotgun sequence:
CATGcatttgttgttatattaaGATTAGAAATAAATCTGCTCTACAAAGACTTCAAGTACTAGATTTGGCAGGCAAGTACTTTTGCTTTAGAAGCAAAGAGTATGCTAACAGATATTGCTTCTAAAACAATTTCCCCCAATCGCAATGTTCTGTCTAAATAGAGGATCCTGGTTCTCTTTCGTTGTAAAAGCTACTTATTTACATACTAAATATATCGTTTCACAAAGATTGTCTTTCGCACAAACATTTACTTGGCCGGAATAAATTTAAATTTATGATTCCAATTACAGAAAAATGTCATGAAATGTAACCTTTTGAGGCTTTGGAATACATTACAGTTTACTACAAAGCGACGAAATGTTTTTCATGATTGGTGACATAACAAGATAAGAATGCCCAATGTAGTTTTTAGTTCGATTAGATAACGTATGCTCTAAAAACACTTTTTATTTAAACACCCATATATAGGGTATTTATATTGTAAAGGCGTAGTTACCAGCAGATTAAATACATTTGTTTATGGCTTAGCAATTTTAACATTAGGGATAACGTATAAAAAGTTGTTAATAAAATGTATCATATAATCATGTATGTTCCACTAACATTATGAGAAACATGTAACAATGTTCTAATTGGGAAATGTGATGGAAATTTTCAGTTATCTCTCGAAGGCTTTGTTATTAATCTAGCGTCCCTACATTTATAAAGTAACTTCAATAGAGTACTATCTTATGAAGAATAATGATCAATGAAAATAGATAGATATGGTTATCACTAATGAGAATACGCATTACTATATTTTAGATATTGTACATTGCTACCCAAACTAGAAATTCACACTATGTATACAGAGTAAATATTCTTAATTTTTTAAAACCGCATATGGCAATATtcattatgtatattaacTATTCAACATTTTCGATCATTTTAGTATTATCCCCAGTCGATTACTTTTTACGTTGAAAGGGGGATCTAGTTAGGGGGTTAATTTCCAAATTCCCCCCACTTACCAGACTGCCAAAAAACTTTAAAACCATGCCCCATTTGAATAAAACACCATAACTTAAAATACAACAACTATTGGGGGAGGTATGCAGGCGTGATGGAATTAAGACATCAGTAACCTGATGACTATAAAATGATATTTAACATTTCATGTAGGTAAAAATAGATGCATGATTCATTTTACGATGCTGTGTTTTTAATAACAATGGTTTGTAATACCCGTGCCATGAGATGACATAATCGTATGGTGTAACAGCAccatattttaatgtaaCAACAACCTGTAAGAAATACAGCCAAAATAGCAAAAGGCTTTGAATAATGGTATTGGATGACATCCTATTTATTGCCATATTCGAAATCATCTCAATAGCTTTCTACGTGCCATTCGCCATTTTCTCAGCCTGCGTGTTTGGAAGATAATCatgttattaaatatatgttgCAAACATTTTGATGCACTAACATATCCTCCCCATCGTACTGTAGTTTTACACgtttttaattttattaCACTCTGTTGTATAAAATGAGGCACAATGCGAGTACCAACGGTTTCGTTGCTAAATATGGGAGATAATAAGATGCTACTGACGCCTGACATTATCCCCGCTGCATATGAAGTTCCTTCTACTACGATCGTTGTGTTATTCAAGCCtaaggtatatatattttttgctGGAGCGAGTACTTGGCATATATGTAGACCATATTGGGTCTTCGAATACAATTCAAACTTGTCTATTAATTCAACAACACAGCTTTCAGGATTGTTTCTTCTAGATTTACATTGTGCAATGCGATCAGCTAGATTCTTCTCTGTCATTTGTTGCATTCCTGCAACGCTCAATATATTTGAATAGAATGTGGTGTATGTTGCTGGTACAACATGTTCCAATCGTATATTTGGTTCCCTAGGACCTCTGGGTACCATATTTCCCGACGAAACAACAGATAACACATTCATGTTTTCTAATATTTTGAATGCATGCATCAGAGCTCCACTGGCTGCAGGCAATGTCCAACTGTGGTTTTGCACTTGTGCCTTTCTTTTGATACAGTAATCTATACATTTCAATATATCACTTAGCCTTCCTTTTAAATCGTTGTCAAACGCTTTGCAAGCTATTAATCGTGCGGTAGGATTTATGCCTGTAATTCCGTTTCCATCAACCTTCATTCCTGCTATTAGCCCGGCTATACCTGTACCATGTCCATGGATATCCATAGGGTCATAGGTTTCATTTATAGCATCTATGCCGTATCTTCTTTCTCCAAAATATTCCGATGATGACTCACCGCTACCTTCATGTTCAAACGCATGTTGTAAGGATTTGTTATTATAATCCACCCCCGTATCGATGGTGCATACGGTAACACGACGTCGTTTCATAGTTTTGAGTTTTGCTATTGCTTCATCAGCCTGTGTTACTGTGATATACCACTGTTTGTCGGAATAATCATCTGACAGTTCTTTAACGTTTTCTATGGCTGGATTGGTTTTATCGGGTGATGGTCCAAGGACACCTCCATTCTGACTTGCTATATTTGTTGTCGATTGACTATAATTATCgcttgttttattttcagCTTGGCCATTCCCTTGGTTAATATTTGTCCCATGGTTCTTCATTTTCGTTTGAAATTTCTCAGTTTGGTTGATTTTTCTTTTTGGTGATCTACGTGGTTTGTTGTTTCCATCTCCGTCATCGCGTATATTTGGTTCATTTTGTACATCCTTTCTTGAGTTTGCTGGATTTCGTTTATTTTTAGATGATCTATTTTTCTTCATTGGGGCGCCGGTGATTCCACCGTTTCGCTTATTTCGTCCACTAGACTCATTGTGATTTTTTACAGAGTTAGCGGCAATATTGTTATCCGACATCATATGGTCATTGAAAA
This window harbors:
- a CDS encoding Peptidases_S8_Subtilisin_like amily protein; this translates as MRWLLELGLTFTLLIIVDQNTATAPVEPKELTSNADTKDSIDFGKWKKYDVTNIGECGRECLRMVNGPQNSIPKPIKFIARYTNMNTEQSFLQLSDIVSESTTSTDDIGLVELMSLNMFIVEPPHDYTDEQLESLRKGLTERGIIIENDETAYLTSFDTPKASSTISGSAPVSNHHADNHSAFFNDHMMSDNNIAANSVKNHNESSGRNKRNGGITGAPMKKNRSSKNKRNPANSRKDVQNEPNIRDDGDGNNKPRRSPKRKINQTEKFQTKMKNHGTNINQGNGQAENKTSDNYSQSTTNIASQNGGVLGPSPDKTNPAIENVKELSDDYSDKQWYITVTQADEAIAKLKTMKRRRVTVCTIDTGVDYNNKSLQHAFEHEGSGESSSEYFGERRYGIDAINETYDPMDIHGHGTGIAGLIAGMKVDGNGITGINPTARLIACKAFDNDLKGRLSDILKCIDYCIKRKAQVQNHSWTLPAASGALMHAFKILENMNVLSVVSSGNMVPRGPREPNIRLEHVVPATYTTFYSNILSVAGMQQMTEKNLADRIAQCKSRRNNPESCVVELIDKFELYSKTQYGLHICQVLAPAKNIYTLGLNNTTIVVEGTSYAAGIMSGVSSILLSPIFSNETVGTRIVPHFIQQSVIKLKTCKTTVRWGGYVSASKCLQHIFNNMIIFQTRRLRKWRMARRKLLR